From Halococcus saccharolyticus DSM 5350, a single genomic window includes:
- the bioB gene encoding biotin synthase BioB yields MVYETGNATIDDAVGRVLDGERLDRTDGVALLAQPVEELAAAADFVRSEFGDGTVDACSIVNAKAGDCAEDCGFCAQSVHFDTGIDTYGFLDPEEILAAAKRAERDGAQRFGIVVAEKGVSKERRPEEWAEVIEAIRLVRDETRVEVDASLGLLTEEEATILVEEGLNHYNHNIETSRRYFDEIVNTHDFEDRLHTLRVAKEAGMDLCAGVILGMGETPTDRVEAAIELQKIGVSSLPVNVLNPVEGTPLGDADHADISTAELIKTIAIYRLLHPEARVRLTGGREVNLRPDEQHLPFEAGADGVLTGDYLTTAGQSPGADIESIERAGLEPNMETNEFDPADVKARGRDDADSPTSTVETAAGTATSNASDD; encoded by the coding sequence GTGGTTTACGAGACTGGAAACGCAACGATCGACGACGCGGTGGGGCGTGTTCTCGACGGCGAGCGCCTCGACCGGACGGACGGCGTGGCGCTGCTCGCCCAGCCGGTCGAGGAACTCGCGGCAGCCGCCGATTTCGTCCGATCGGAGTTCGGCGACGGCACGGTCGACGCGTGTTCGATCGTGAACGCGAAGGCGGGCGACTGCGCCGAGGACTGCGGGTTCTGCGCACAGTCGGTCCACTTCGACACTGGGATCGACACCTACGGTTTCCTCGATCCAGAGGAGATCCTCGCGGCCGCCAAACGCGCCGAGCGCGACGGCGCACAACGTTTCGGGATCGTGGTCGCCGAGAAGGGCGTCTCGAAGGAGCGCCGTCCCGAGGAGTGGGCCGAGGTCATCGAGGCCATTCGGCTCGTGCGCGACGAGACCAGAGTGGAGGTCGACGCCTCGCTCGGCCTTCTCACCGAAGAAGAAGCCACGATCCTCGTCGAAGAGGGGCTGAATCACTACAATCACAACATCGAGACCTCGCGGCGCTACTTCGACGAGATCGTGAACACCCACGACTTCGAGGATCGGCTGCACACCCTCCGAGTCGCCAAGGAGGCCGGAATGGACCTGTGCGCTGGCGTGATCCTCGGGATGGGCGAGACACCCACGGATCGAGTCGAGGCCGCGATCGAGTTGCAGAAGATCGGGGTGTCCTCGCTTCCCGTGAACGTCCTCAATCCCGTCGAAGGCACGCCGCTCGGCGACGCCGACCACGCCGATATCTCGACGGCGGAGTTGATCAAGACGATCGCGATCTACCGACTGCTCCACCCCGAGGCACGGGTCCGGCTGACCGGCGGGCGCGAGGTCAATCTCCGGCCCGACGAGCAACACCTCCCCTTCGAGGCGGGTGCAGACGGCGTCCTCACTGGGGATTACCTCACGACCGCGGGCCAGTCACCCGGCGCAGACATTGAGTCGATCGAGCGCGCCGGTCTGGAGCCGAACATGGAGACGAACGAGTTCGATCCCGCCGACGTGAAGGCTCGCGGGCGGGACGACGCTGACTCGCCGACCTCAACGGTCGAGACGGCAGCGGGGACGGCCACGAGCAACGCGAGCGACGACTGA